The following proteins come from a genomic window of Pyxidicoccus sp. MSG2:
- the tmk gene encoding dTMP kinase, producing MSAARKAVRKGRFIVLEGLDGAGTTTQVERLAAVLRAEGHAVLTTREPSDGPVGTMIRQALTGRLGLPGGAGPLTPETLALLFAADRTDHLAARVLPALAEGKVVLCDRYVLSSLAYQGATLPMEWVDAVNACAVSPDLTLFVGVKPEVAARRRAARGGAPELFEADEAQRRIAKQYVAAIKLLEKRERIVHIDGEQGIEAVTEASLKEIRKLLGRKR from the coding sequence GTGAGCGCCGCGCGCAAGGCCGTCCGCAAGGGGCGGTTCATCGTCCTGGAGGGACTCGACGGCGCCGGCACCACCACGCAGGTGGAGCGGCTGGCGGCGGTGCTGCGCGCGGAGGGGCACGCGGTGCTCACCACGCGCGAGCCCTCCGACGGGCCCGTGGGCACCATGATTCGCCAGGCCCTCACGGGGCGGTTGGGCCTGCCCGGTGGGGCGGGGCCGCTGACGCCGGAGACGCTGGCGCTGCTGTTCGCGGCGGACCGGACGGACCACCTCGCGGCGCGGGTGCTGCCGGCGCTGGCCGAGGGCAAGGTCGTCCTGTGTGACCGCTACGTGCTGTCGTCGCTCGCGTACCAGGGGGCGACGTTGCCCATGGAGTGGGTGGACGCGGTGAATGCGTGCGCGGTGTCTCCGGACCTGACGCTGTTCGTCGGCGTGAAGCCCGAGGTGGCGGCCCGCCGGCGCGCGGCCCGTGGCGGGGCACCGGAGCTGTTCGAGGCGGACGAGGCCCAGCGGCGCATCGCGAAGCAGTACGTCGCGGCCATCAAGCTGCTCGAGAAGCGCGAGCGCATCGTCCACATCGACGGCGAGCAGGGCATCGAGGCGGTGACGGAGGCCTCGCTGAAGGAGATTCGCAAGCTGCTCGGCCGGAAGCGCTGA